In Fluviispira sanaruensis, a genomic segment contains:
- the eno gene encoding phosphopyruvate hydratase has translation MSLIDSIRARQVLDSRGNPTVEVEVLTAEGYVGRASVPSGASTGEHEACELRDGDKAIYLGKSVLKAVDNVDQYIAPRLEGVVEVSDQVAIDDLLIEIDGTENKSKLGANAILAVSMACARAAAEEVGLPLYRYLGGTFAKTIPVPLMNVINGGAHADNNLDFQEFMLVPHGFSNFSDALRAGVEVFHTLKKVLTEKKLATTVGDEGGFAPNLGSNEEALQLLVSAIEKSGYKIGSQISFALDVAASSFFKDGKYHLAAEGSQKTSVEMVDIYEKLCNKYPIVSIEDGLDENDWEGWKLLTERVGNKVQLVGDDLFVTNHKLLQKGIERGTANSILIKLNQIGTVTETLKTIELAKTNGYTTIISHRSGETEDTFIADLAVATNSGQIKTGSASRTDRIAKYNQLIRIEEELGTTAGFSWKMGRCL, from the coding sequence ATGTCACTCATCGATTCCATTCGTGCACGTCAAGTGCTTGATTCTAGAGGAAATCCAACTGTCGAAGTCGAAGTTTTAACTGCAGAAGGTTATGTCGGACGCGCATCTGTTCCATCTGGCGCAAGCACAGGTGAGCATGAAGCTTGTGAATTACGCGATGGAGACAAAGCAATTTATTTAGGAAAAAGCGTTTTAAAAGCAGTTGATAATGTAGATCAATACATCGCACCTCGTTTAGAAGGTGTGGTTGAAGTTTCCGATCAAGTTGCAATAGATGATCTTTTAATTGAAATTGATGGTACTGAAAATAAATCAAAATTAGGAGCAAACGCAATTTTAGCTGTATCAATGGCATGCGCTCGCGCTGCGGCAGAAGAAGTGGGCTTGCCTTTGTATCGTTATCTAGGCGGCACTTTTGCTAAAACTATTCCTGTTCCACTTATGAATGTGATTAACGGCGGCGCACATGCAGATAATAATCTTGATTTCCAAGAGTTTATGCTTGTTCCACACGGTTTTTCTAACTTTTCCGACGCACTGCGTGCAGGAGTTGAAGTTTTTCACACACTCAAAAAAGTATTAACTGAAAAGAAACTTGCAACGACTGTGGGTGATGAAGGTGGTTTTGCACCAAACTTAGGGAGCAATGAAGAAGCTCTTCAATTACTTGTTTCTGCAATTGAAAAATCGGGTTATAAAATTGGGAGTCAAATTAGTTTTGCACTCGACGTTGCGGCAAGTTCTTTTTTCAAAGATGGGAAATACCATTTAGCTGCTGAAGGATCTCAAAAAACATCTGTAGAAATGGTTGATATTTATGAAAAACTATGCAATAAATACCCAATTGTAAGTATTGAAGATGGTCTCGATGAAAATGATTGGGAAGGTTGGAAATTATTGACTGAACGCGTTGGCAACAAAGTTCAGTTGGTAGGTGATGATCTATTTGTTACAAATCATAAACTTTTGCAAAAAGGTATTGAAAGAGGAACTGCGAACTCCATTCTGATTAAATTAAATCAAATCGGAACAGTGACAGAGACTCTAAAAACGATTGAACTTGCTAAAACAAATGGTTACACAACAATTATCTCGCACCGCAGCGGTGAAACAGAAGATACATTTATTGCGGATTTAGCAGTCGCAACAAACTCTGGACAAATAAAAACAGGAAGCGCATCGAGAACAGATCGTATTGCAAAATACAATCAACTCATTCGTATAGAAGAAGAATTGGGAACTACGGCTGGATTTTCATGGAAAATGGGTCGCTGCCTTTAA
- a CDS encoding HU family DNA-binding protein: MAKPETVSTSQMIANVAAKFDQLPKKITKEVIADFLNTVESEVASGKKLRIDKIGILQVKERAPRMGRNPQTGEEIKIPASKKIAFRAAKSLKEQVTGSRASAKAKKPAAAAVKKKK, encoded by the coding sequence ATGGCTAAGCCAGAGACTGTTTCAACGAGTCAAATGATTGCAAATGTTGCTGCTAAATTTGATCAACTTCCAAAGAAAATAACTAAGGAAGTGATTGCAGATTTTCTCAACACAGTAGAAAGTGAAGTTGCTTCTGGTAAGAAACTTCGCATAGACAAAATTGGTATTCTTCAAGTTAAGGAGCGCGCACCACGCATGGGACGCAATCCACAAACGGGTGAAGAAATCAAAATTCCTGCTTCTAAGAAAATCGCTTTCCGCGCTGCAAAATCATTGAAAGAACAAGTTACTGGTTCTCGTGCGTCTGCTAAAGCTAAAAAACCTGCTGCTGCTGCGGTTAAAAAGAAAAAATAA
- a CDS encoding MFS transporter, translating into MKHKIAEDKKDLLLIIMISVGVIAGVMSSSMINLVMDKISVTFLTSLSTSFWRNAIFFSFFSISLLFFGKVVDRNPAKKMYLIGIGMFILSCVFSLISILLKSFYFFLVTQALQGIADAIIVSAQMKLIRIIFPENKIGWAFGIFAATLSSSTLISPVVGAFITRYSHWSFIFVFQFVLAFFAFILGFKYIDEVKEINNLKKDREFFSLFGIFPEEIFKNKKYIFSCLRIFLLLAKPNSFLLILLAYIVLGMTGAISMAASNKVAMLSVKKDHTGQCMGFFQFLQFSSGAVAASFISLMSHRDGSMNYSNWQFILYFIILIYIGTFIFSYFNRENFKVSQDNLEF; encoded by the coding sequence ATGAAGCATAAAATAGCAGAGGATAAAAAAGATTTATTGTTAATTATTATGATATCCGTTGGGGTCATTGCTGGGGTTATGAGCTCATCCATGATCAACTTAGTCATGGATAAAATATCAGTCACTTTTCTAACAAGTCTTTCAACCTCATTTTGGCGAAATGCAATATTTTTTTCATTCTTTAGCATTTCACTTTTGTTTTTCGGGAAGGTTGTAGACCGAAATCCAGCAAAAAAAATGTATTTAATTGGCATAGGCATGTTTATTTTATCGTGTGTTTTTAGCTTAATATCAATTCTATTAAAATCTTTTTATTTTTTTCTTGTTACGCAAGCATTGCAAGGAATTGCAGATGCTATCATTGTTTCTGCGCAAATGAAGCTTATTAGAATTATTTTTCCCGAAAATAAAATAGGTTGGGCGTTTGGTATTTTTGCAGCAACCCTTTCGTCATCGACCCTTATTTCCCCGGTTGTGGGTGCTTTTATAACAAGATATTCACATTGGTCTTTTATATTTGTCTTTCAATTCGTTCTTGCATTTTTTGCGTTTATCTTAGGTTTTAAATATATCGATGAAGTTAAAGAAATAAACAATTTGAAAAAAGATAGAGAATTTTTCTCCTTATTCGGAATTTTCCCTGAGGAAATATTTAAAAACAAGAAGTATATTTTTTCGTGTCTAAGGATCTTCTTGTTGCTGGCAAAGCCAAACTCATTTTTATTAATTTTACTAGCCTATATTGTTTTAGGAATGACTGGGGCTATCTCAATGGCTGCTTCCAATAAAGTTGCTATGCTCAGTGTAAAAAAAGATCATACGGGTCAGTGTATGGGCTTTTTTCAATTTTTACAGTTTTCATCGGGAGCGGTTGCCGCAAGTTTTATTTCACTTATGAGTCATAGAGATGGATCGATGAATTATTCTAATTGGCAATTTATTTTATATTTTATAATTTTAATATATATCGGAACTTTTATTTTTTCATATTTTAACAGAGAAAATTTTAAAGTCAGTCAAGATAATCTTGAATTTTAA
- a CDS encoding valine--tRNA ligase yields MTEFDAFGKAFDPAQTESKLRDYWKKNNFYKSVRNPNKKPYTITMPPPNVTGDLTMGHMMFTLQDILIRWHRAKGFETCWIPGTDHASIATEAKVTKLLADQGISKREIGREAFLKHAFEWKEKYGGRIIDSLNTLGISCDWSRNTFTMDDKYSSGVIKAIVKLYKDGLIYKSQRLVNWCPVSQSVISDEEVLPEERSGSLWHIRYVVEDNPKQSIVVATTRPETLFGDLAVAVHPSDERYAHLIGKNVIVPVCNRSIPVIADHYVEKEFGTGIVKITPAHDMNDFEVGKRHKLGLLNIMHPNATLNDNVPTEYRGLDRYVARKKLIAELDSIGLLDKITPHKLVVGISERGNVPIEYYLSEQWYIKMDKLAEMTLNATRSGKLKLIPAHQEKTWEHWLTNIQDWCISRQLWWGHRLPIYTCQSCKHIHCEESAPAQCEKCGNKVLQQEDDVLDTWASSWLWTFAVHNWAHPNSEEKKDLTYYYPTEVIVTAADIIFFWIARMVMAGEYFMGETPFKHCYFTPIVRDSVGRKMSKSLGNSPDVSGVMQKYGTDAMRFSLVNQIVTGQDIFWSDECCDLGKTFANKVWNATRFLTMNAVKLDIDPAQISFDDLKLRSNDTIMGWITSEFFHVVSKTHENIARYEFSQYTSSMYEFVWMIYCDWFVELMKPRISDEANKELARETITLAFQIFDGVLRLLHPIMPFITEEIWQQLNPSRQGKTIGFEKLPEPKTDMIDANSIQYMREVQGVVGAVRTIRGKFNIHPGTDLSVYMRDSHTRFGNLIPQMEALAKAKFYFESEQQGFCAPALINGSEIFVSLEGLVDKSAERDRLLKKIEKVSATITGIERRLSNQEFVKGAPAHILDGAKKQLESNQKELEMLQDSLKAL; encoded by the coding sequence GTGACAGAATTTGATGCTTTTGGTAAAGCCTTTGACCCCGCACAGACCGAGTCAAAGCTCCGTGATTATTGGAAAAAAAATAATTTTTACAAATCGGTAAGAAACCCTAATAAAAAACCTTACACGATCACTATGCCCCCGCCAAACGTCACGGGCGACCTCACCATGGGGCATATGATGTTCACCTTGCAGGACATTCTTATCCGTTGGCACAGAGCCAAAGGTTTTGAAACCTGCTGGATCCCAGGCACAGATCACGCAAGTATTGCAACCGAAGCAAAAGTCACGAAATTACTCGCCGATCAAGGAATTTCTAAACGAGAAATTGGCCGCGAAGCATTTTTAAAACATGCTTTTGAATGGAAAGAAAAATACGGTGGACGCATTATCGACAGTTTAAACACCCTTGGCATAAGCTGCGATTGGTCACGCAATACCTTTACAATGGATGACAAATACTCATCCGGCGTAATTAAAGCCATAGTTAAACTTTATAAAGACGGACTTATTTACAAAAGTCAACGCTTAGTGAACTGGTGCCCCGTTAGTCAATCGGTTATTTCGGACGAAGAAGTTTTGCCAGAAGAACGCAGTGGTTCACTTTGGCACATTCGTTACGTAGTAGAAGACAATCCTAAACAAAGTATTGTGGTTGCAACCACCCGTCCTGAGACTTTATTTGGCGATTTAGCCGTTGCTGTCCATCCAAGCGATGAACGTTATGCGCATTTAATCGGTAAAAATGTTATCGTTCCTGTGTGCAACCGTTCTATACCAGTTATTGCAGACCACTATGTTGAAAAAGAATTCGGCACGGGGATCGTAAAAATCACGCCTGCGCACGACATGAATGACTTTGAAGTGGGCAAACGCCACAAACTCGGTCTTCTTAATATTATGCATCCAAATGCTACCTTAAATGACAACGTTCCTACAGAATATCGTGGGCTCGATCGCTATGTGGCGCGCAAAAAACTCATTGCCGAACTCGACTCCATTGGTTTACTCGACAAAATCACTCCGCATAAACTTGTCGTGGGTATTTCAGAACGAGGAAATGTGCCCATTGAATACTATCTAAGTGAACAATGGTACATAAAAATGGATAAACTGGCAGAAATGACTTTGAATGCCACCCGTTCTGGCAAGCTCAAGCTCATTCCAGCTCACCAAGAAAAAACCTGGGAACATTGGCTCACAAATATTCAAGACTGGTGTATTTCTCGCCAACTTTGGTGGGGACACCGCCTCCCCATTTACACTTGTCAAAGCTGTAAGCATATTCACTGCGAAGAGAGCGCACCCGCCCAGTGCGAAAAGTGTGGAAACAAAGTCTTGCAGCAAGAAGACGATGTCCTCGACACTTGGGCAAGCTCATGGCTTTGGACATTTGCAGTGCACAACTGGGCACATCCAAACTCCGAAGAAAAGAAAGACCTCACCTACTATTATCCCACAGAAGTTATAGTCACAGCTGCTGATATTATCTTTTTTTGGATTGCTAGAATGGTGATGGCTGGTGAATATTTTATGGGTGAAACGCCCTTTAAGCACTGTTACTTTACTCCAATTGTGCGCGACTCTGTTGGTCGAAAAATGAGTAAATCGCTCGGAAACTCACCGGATGTTTCTGGCGTTATGCAAAAATATGGCACCGACGCTATGCGTTTCTCACTCGTAAATCAGATCGTAACAGGTCAAGATATTTTTTGGAGCGATGAATGCTGTGATTTAGGGAAAACATTTGCAAATAAAGTTTGGAATGCAACCCGTTTCCTTACGATGAACGCAGTGAAACTCGACATCGATCCAGCACAAATCTCATTTGATGATTTAAAACTTCGCTCAAATGACACAATTATGGGCTGGATTACCAGCGAGTTCTTCCATGTTGTCAGCAAAACTCATGAGAATATTGCTCGTTATGAATTCTCCCAATACACAAGTTCCATGTATGAATTTGTCTGGATGATATATTGTGACTGGTTTGTTGAGCTTATGAAACCACGCATAAGCGACGAAGCAAATAAAGAACTTGCACGGGAGACCATCACCCTTGCTTTCCAAATTTTTGATGGTGTTTTAAGATTATTACACCCAATTATGCCTTTTATAACCGAAGAAATTTGGCAACAATTAAACCCAAGCCGCCAAGGAAAAACCATTGGCTTCGAAAAACTGCCTGAACCAAAAACAGACATGATCGATGCAAATTCAATCCAATATATGCGAGAAGTGCAAGGTGTTGTAGGCGCAGTCAGGACAATTCGCGGTAAATTCAACATTCACCCAGGAACAGATTTATCCGTTTATATGCGTGATTCACACACTCGCTTTGGCAATCTTATCCCACAAATGGAAGCTCTGGCAAAAGCTAAGTTTTATTTTGAAAGTGAGCAACAAGGTTTCTGCGCTCCAGCTCTCATCAATGGCTCTGAAATCTTTGTCAGCCTTGAAGGTCTTGTCGATAAATCCGCAGAACGTGACAGGCTTTTGAAAAAAATTGAAAAAGTTTCAGCTACTATTACTGGAATTGAGCGTAGGCTCAGCAATCAAGAATTTGTGAAGGGCGCTCCCGCTCATATTCTTGACGGAGCTAAAAAACAACTTGAATCCAATCAAAAAGAGCTTGAGATGTTGCAAGACTCTTTGAAAGCGCTTTAA
- the orn gene encoding oligoribonuclease, whose protein sequence is MKYLYWLDMEMSGLDHTKERILEVALVITDLSFHVVKEYISVVHQNEDILKGMDSWCTEHHGKSGLTAKVPHGKPEKEVEQDIIALIQEYSPQEKIILAGNTIGQDRKFIDQWMPDLAKSLHYRMLDVSSFKIVYENIFNKKYDKKHKHRALEDIIESIEELKFYLQFVNI, encoded by the coding sequence ATGAAATATTTATATTGGCTTGATATGGAAATGTCAGGACTCGATCACACAAAAGAGCGCATTTTAGAAGTTGCACTAGTAATTACGGATTTATCTTTTCATGTTGTTAAAGAATATATCAGCGTCGTTCATCAGAATGAAGACATTTTGAAAGGGATGGACAGTTGGTGCACAGAACATCATGGGAAAAGCGGCCTCACTGCCAAAGTGCCGCACGGCAAACCTGAAAAAGAGGTTGAACAAGACATTATCGCACTTATTCAAGAATATTCCCCTCAAGAAAAAATTATTCTTGCTGGCAACACAATTGGTCAAGATCGTAAATTTATTGATCAATGGATGCCCGATCTTGCTAAAAGTTTGCACTATAGAATGCTCGATGTTTCAAGTTTTAAAATTGTCTATGAAAATATTTTTAATAAAAAATATGATAAAAAACATAAACATAGAGCTTTAGAGGATATTATTGAATCCATTGAAGAACTCAAGTTCTATTTACAATTCGTGAATATTTAA
- a CDS encoding pentapeptide repeat-containing protein, with product MVVVLNRNDKPIKMSLMARRVIEEDDDDFEEDAEEEDEIRSEIRGDIDSDETKPKTLTRKEAIDILQTTRDFSKLDFRKANLAKLDFSNCNFETSNLSYVNFKDSNLEGCNFANASLWNANLEGANLTRANLEDADLDYTKLRGAILYRANVRRATLPTDLIPRDEILRSINEGTKVNR from the coding sequence ATGGTAGTTGTTCTCAATCGTAATGATAAACCTATAAAAATGAGTTTAATGGCACGACGTGTGATCGAAGAAGATGATGATGATTTTGAAGAAGACGCGGAAGAAGAGGATGAAATACGTTCTGAAATCCGTGGGGATATAGATTCTGACGAAACAAAACCAAAAACACTCACGCGTAAAGAAGCAATCGATATTTTGCAAACGACCCGTGACTTTTCTAAATTAGATTTTCGTAAAGCGAATCTGGCAAAATTGGATTTTTCCAATTGCAATTTTGAAACTTCAAATCTTTCTTATGTAAATTTTAAAGATTCGAATTTAGAAGGGTGTAATTTCGCAAATGCAAGTTTATGGAATGCGAACTTAGAAGGAGCTAATCTTACAAGAGCGAATTTAGAGGATGCCGATCTTGATTATACTAAATTAAGAGGAGCCATTCTATACAGAGCAAACGTAAGAAGAGCAACACTGCCTACGGATCTCATCCCACGAGATGAAATTTTACGTTCGATTAATGAAGGCACAAAAGTCAATCGTTAG
- the fahA gene encoding fumarylacetoacetase — MKSWIDIPKNHDFSIYNIPFGVFYTNNQISTARVGAALGDNVIDLCRLFNLGYLTDIVGLKAEHFDNNKLNEFLSLGNKTCNGVRYAIQELFSDLNSKLKKHPEHLETILIPTHSVKMLLPIQVKDYVDFYSSLDHATNVGKMFRDEKNPLLPNWKHIPIGYHGRSSSIIVGGTNFKRPKGQLSLADANSPIFGPTKQLDFELEMAFITSKQNEMGEMISPDQSSDFIFGLALFNDWSARDIQRWEYVPLGPFLGKSFASSLSPWVVSLEALAPFSLPAQDKDVSELKYLQCKKNGLFDIQLEIYLQSDKMKEPFLISSTNYKYMYWNLFQQLAHMTSNGSPVSIGDVYASGTISGPLPNSYGSMLELAWKGTKPITLPDGSTRSFIEDGDTILFRGFAIKGDVRIGFGELSAKVLPC; from the coding sequence ATAAAAAGTTGGATTGATATTCCAAAAAATCATGATTTTTCGATTTATAATATCCCCTTTGGCGTCTTCTACACGAACAATCAAATATCCACGGCTCGTGTGGGTGCTGCATTGGGTGATAATGTAATTGATCTTTGCAGATTATTTAATCTCGGATATTTAACAGATATTGTTGGCTTAAAAGCGGAACATTTTGACAATAACAAGTTGAATGAATTTTTATCTTTAGGTAATAAAACTTGTAATGGTGTTCGTTATGCTATTCAAGAACTTTTTTCTGATTTAAACTCTAAACTGAAGAAACACCCCGAACATTTAGAGACAATTCTTATCCCTACTCATTCAGTTAAAATGCTGTTACCTATTCAAGTAAAGGACTATGTTGACTTTTATTCAAGTCTCGATCATGCAACGAATGTAGGAAAAATGTTTAGAGACGAGAAAAATCCATTGTTACCTAACTGGAAGCATATTCCTATTGGCTATCATGGGCGTTCGAGTTCTATTATAGTAGGCGGGACAAATTTTAAAAGACCAAAAGGCCAATTGAGTCTTGCAGATGCCAATTCTCCTATCTTTGGGCCGACAAAACAATTAGATTTTGAACTAGAAATGGCTTTTATTACAAGTAAACAAAATGAAATGGGTGAAATGATATCTCCTGATCAATCTTCCGATTTTATTTTTGGTCTCGCTCTTTTTAACGACTGGTCTGCACGAGATATTCAGCGTTGGGAATATGTGCCGCTTGGCCCATTTTTAGGCAAAAGCTTTGCAAGCTCGCTTTCTCCATGGGTCGTTTCGCTCGAAGCGCTTGCCCCCTTTTCTCTTCCTGCTCAAGACAAAGATGTCAGCGAGCTCAAATATTTGCAGTGTAAAAAGAATGGACTCTTCGACATTCAACTCGAAATATACCTGCAATCGGACAAGATGAAGGAGCCTTTTTTAATTTCAAGTACAAATTACAAATATATGTATTGGAATTTATTCCAACAATTGGCTCATATGACCTCAAATGGTTCGCCTGTCAGCATTGGTGATGTTTATGCCAGTGGCACGATTAGCGGCCCGTTACCGAATTCATATGGATCTATGCTTGAGCTTGCCTGGAAAGGGACAAAACCTATAACTCTCCCAGATGGTTCAACAAGATCTTTTATTGAAGATGGTGACACAATTCTATTCAGAGGTTTTGCAATTAAAGGCGATGTTAGAATAGGTTTTGGTGAGCTATCTGCAAAAGTCTTACCCTGCTAA
- a CDS encoding cation:proton antiporter produces MHNVFIQDLAAILLTGGAFGWMFKKFFKLPLILGYIFGGVLLSLPISYTPYVVSKESANTLAEIGVLLLMFSMGLHFGLRKIQSLGVSPAIVGASQALLMWLIGTNVAPFFNITGFEALFLGAVIATASTAVIVKILEDHQLKSARFAEKLMAVLLIEDSIAIFMIIWLSTASSGESIQLMEIIPIFIFSILLWWFLGTLLLPRIIHSAFKTGKEELLVILSIGLALGLAYLSASWNFSAALGAFIMGSILSDCRELKKIELVIEPVKNLFTLVFFVSVGFLFSPEIILEKWSLILALVATIIICKIGLNLIFNLFVGQGIKDSIRISGSMGQIGELSFVIAQVGVSLGVIENKTFSAIVATAVFTMLLTPFIFKFSIKLAENPETLIPKPIYKFIESYSQAVINFSLENKMAPFYKRFSIFKWIRYLTENTKSRLKKNFMLMTSKNVTATLDRLAPWDEYLVHVHVGADADITGRNLIDLKLREKFSVNIVAIERNNRTIISPKATEVVIPGDTLLVYGNEESITKLELFCSKEKQEDENPLTIDQCLLAGVNLHETHPFIGKSILELGIRVNYNCIVLAVNRNNVRIKNPVSNFIFDQNDELFIFGTRNSLEKIKELHASV; encoded by the coding sequence ATGCATAATGTTTTTATCCAAGATCTCGCAGCCATCCTTCTCACAGGAGGAGCGTTCGGTTGGATGTTTAAAAAATTTTTCAAGTTGCCATTAATCTTAGGATATATATTTGGGGGAGTCCTCCTTTCATTACCGATATCCTACACGCCTTATGTTGTTAGTAAAGAATCAGCCAATACCCTCGCTGAAATAGGGGTTTTATTATTAATGTTTTCGATGGGACTGCATTTTGGCCTGCGCAAAATTCAATCTCTTGGTGTCTCACCCGCTATTGTAGGCGCTTCACAAGCGCTTTTGATGTGGTTGATTGGTACAAATGTCGCTCCCTTTTTCAATATTACGGGCTTTGAAGCGCTCTTTTTAGGGGCCGTCATAGCGACAGCTTCTACAGCAGTCATTGTTAAAATCCTTGAAGATCATCAACTGAAAAGTGCCCGCTTCGCAGAAAAGCTGATGGCAGTCTTGTTGATTGAGGATTCAATCGCAATTTTTATGATCATTTGGCTTTCGACCGCATCGAGTGGAGAAAGCATACAATTGATGGAAATTATCCCAATTTTTATCTTTAGTATTTTACTATGGTGGTTTTTAGGTACTTTATTATTACCACGTATTATTCACTCTGCATTTAAAACTGGAAAAGAAGAACTTCTTGTTATCTTAAGCATTGGCCTTGCACTTGGCCTGGCCTATTTATCTGCTTCTTGGAATTTCTCAGCTGCACTCGGTGCATTTATAATGGGATCTATCCTTTCTGATTGTAGAGAATTGAAAAAAATAGAATTGGTAATTGAACCCGTTAAAAACTTATTTACTTTAGTTTTCTTTGTTTCTGTCGGATTTCTTTTTTCGCCAGAAATTATTCTTGAAAAGTGGAGTCTTATTTTAGCGCTCGTAGCCACAATTATAATTTGTAAAATTGGTCTTAATCTCATTTTTAATTTATTTGTCGGTCAAGGTATTAAAGACTCTATTAGAATTAGCGGGAGTATGGGACAAATAGGAGAGCTTTCATTTGTAATTGCGCAAGTTGGAGTGAGCCTTGGCGTAATAGAAAATAAAACTTTTTCTGCTATCGTAGCAACTGCTGTGTTCACTATGCTTTTAACTCCATTTATATTTAAGTTTTCTATTAAATTAGCAGAAAATCCAGAAACACTCATACCAAAACCAATTTACAAGTTTATTGAGTCTTATTCACAAGCAGTGATTAATTTTTCACTTGAAAATAAAATGGCTCCCTTTTATAAAAGATTTTCTATTTTTAAATGGATTCGCTATTTAACTGAAAATACAAAAAGCCGACTGAAAAAAAACTTTATGTTGATGACTTCAAAAAACGTAACAGCAACTCTTGATCGCCTTGCACCATGGGACGAATATTTGGTGCATGTGCATGTCGGAGCAGATGCAGATATCACAGGACGAAACTTAATAGATCTTAAACTCAGAGAGAAGTTTTCTGTAAATATTGTAGCAATTGAACGTAATAATAGAACGATTATATCACCGAAAGCTACGGAAGTTGTTATTCCAGGCGATACCCTTTTAGTTTATGGCAATGAAGAATCCATTACAAAATTAGAATTATTTTGTTCAAAAGAAAAACAAGAAGACGAAAATCCTCTTACAATTGATCAATGTTTACTAGCAGGGGTAAATCTCCATGAAACACATCCATTTATTGGCAAAAGTATTTTAGAACTTGGAATAAGAGTCAATTATAATTGCATTGTTCTTGCCGTAAATAGAAATAATGTGAGAATAAAGAACCCAGTGTCAAACTTTATTTTTGATCAAAATGATGAGCTCTTTATCTTTGGCACGAGAAATTCTCTGGAAAAAATAAAAGAGTTACATGCTAGCGTTTAG